Proteins co-encoded in one Lacerta agilis isolate rLacAgi1 chromosome 6, rLacAgi1.pri, whole genome shotgun sequence genomic window:
- the LOC117047831 gene encoding zinc finger protein 883-like, translated as MKETDPAKLARMEGGRWTVDLLRLSPASFLSTSERFLQETSKISDGDELEGKNKGDHNRIHIAEKSECGENIGQSSQSTSYQRKSFIQRDSLTSHERAQSREKWYQCRECGKSFSWKCNLTSHQRIHTGEKRYQCVECGKNFRLSGDLTSHQRIHTGQKPYQCLECGKSFSQSANLTSHQRIHTGQKPYQCLECGKSFNQSHSLTSHQRIHTGEKPYRCLECGKSFNRKDSLTSHHRIHSGQKPYRCLECGKSFSHSAHLTSHQRIHTGKKPYQCLECGKSFQEGAKLTIHQRIHTGEKPYQCLECGKSFSQSDNLTSHQRIHSGQKPYQCFECGKNFSHRQNLTSHQRIHTGEKPYHCFECGKSFSHSQSLTSHQRIHTGEKPYHCFECGKSFNRKDSLTSHQRIHSGEKPYQCLECGKSFNRKDSLTSHQRIHSGQKPYQCLECGKSFRNSSHLTSHQRIHTGQKPYQCFECGKSFSYSHNLTSHQR; from the exons ATGAAAGAGACGGATCCTGCAAAGCTAGcgaggatggaagggggaagatggacaGTTGACCTGCTCAGGTTGTCTCCTGCATCCTTCCTCTCAACCTCTGAGCGATTCCTCCAAGAGACCTCCAAGatatctg ATGGTGATGAATTGGAAGGGAAGAACAAGGGGGACCACAACAGAATCCACATAGCTGAGAAGTCAGAGTGTGGAGAGAACATCGGTCAGAGCTCCCAGTCCACCTCCTATCaaagaaagagcttcattcagaggGATAGCCTCACTTCACACGAAAGAGCACAGAGTAGGGAGAAATGGTATCAGTGCagagaatgtgggaagagcttcagttggAAGTgtaatctcacttcccatcaaagaattcatacaggggagaaacgctATCAGTGcgttgaatgtggaaagaactttcgTCTGAGTggtgatctcacttcccatcaaagaattcatacagggcagaaaccctatcagtgcttggaatgtggaaagagcttcagtcaaagcgctaatctcacttcccatcaaagaattcatacagggcagaaaccttatcagtgcttggaatgtggaaagagctttaatcaaagccacagtctcacttcccatcaaagaattcatacaggggagaaaccctatcggtgcctcgaatgtggaaagagcttcaatcggaaagatagtctcacttcccatcacagaattcattcagggcagaaaccctatcggtgcttggaatgtggaaagagctttagtcacagcgcccatctcacttcccatcaaagaattcatacaggaaagaaaccctatcagtgcttggaatgtgggaagagcttccagGAGGGGGCTAAGCTCActatccatcaaagaattcatacaggggagaaaccctatcagtgcttggaatgtggaaagagcttcagtcaaagcgacaatctcacttcccatcaaagaattcattcagggcagaaaccctatcagtgctttgaatgtggaaagaactttagTCACAGGcagaatctcacttcccatcaaagaattcatacaggggagaaaccctatcattgcttcgaatgtggaaagagctttagtcacagtcagagtctcacttcccatcaaagaattcatacaggggagaaaccctatcattgcttcgaatgtggaaagagcttcaatcggaAAGATAGTCTCacttcacatcaaagaattcattcaggggagaaaccctatcagtgcttggaatgtggaaagagcttcaatcggaAAGATAGTCTCacttcacatcaaagaattcattcagggcagaaaccctatcagtgcttggaatgtggaaagagcttcaggaacagctcccatctcacttcccatcaaagaattcatacagggcaaaaaccctatcagtgcttcgaatgtggaaagagctttagttacagccacaatctcacttcccatcaacga